In one window of Photorhabdus laumondii subsp. laumondii DNA:
- a CDS encoding N-6 DNA methylase, translating to MFPVFQEHVLSVFIDHKKAFITLFNETARYYYRNRVFDDFVQCAAISLHNAVCPDSKLEQGYLQIIKHYKPEDASRFSQLLEHVMMGLEFEPHDFLGGVFMQLNLGNKHLKQFFTPWPISLVMAKMQLSDVEQRLTKQPFFTLYEPACGAGCMVIAAAEVLKMSGYNPAQHMWVSCVDIDVVAASMAYIQLSLLGIPGEVVIGDALTNERHRVMYTPVHWLGNWPCRLRKNRQQYEVQTV from the coding sequence ATGTTCCCCGTTTTCCAGGAGCATGTTTTGTCTGTTTTTATTGATCATAAAAAAGCGTTTATTACCTTGTTTAATGAAACTGCCCGTTATTATTATCGTAACCGAGTATTCGATGATTTTGTACAATGTGCGGCAATTAGTCTGCATAATGCAGTCTGCCCGGACAGTAAGCTGGAGCAAGGATATCTGCAAATCATCAAACACTATAAGCCGGAAGATGCTAGCCGGTTTTCTCAACTGCTTGAACATGTCATGATGGGATTGGAATTTGAACCTCATGATTTTCTTGGCGGTGTTTTTATGCAATTGAATCTCGGCAACAAACATCTGAAGCAATTCTTTACTCCCTGGCCCATCAGCTTGGTAATGGCGAAAATGCAGTTGAGCGACGTCGAGCAACGCTTAACGAAGCAGCCCTTTTTCACCTTATATGAGCCAGCTTGTGGTGCGGGTTGTATGGTTATTGCGGCAGCGGAAGTGTTGAAAATGTCAGGTTATAATCCTGCTCAGCATATGTGGGTATCCTGTGTGGATATTGATGTCGTGGCGGCTTCGATGGCCTATATCCAGCTTTCTCTATTGGGGATACCTGGGGAGGTGGTGATAGGTGATGCCCTGACGAATGAACGTCATCGGGTCATGTATACTCCGGTACATTGGCTGGGAAACTGGCCTTGTCGTCTCAGGAAAAATCGTCAGCAGTATGAGGTTCAAACGGTTTGA